In Marivirga salinae, a single window of DNA contains:
- a CDS encoding PIG-L family deacetylase, producing the protein MRYILSILITISFVSFSNAQVKEPVPASKILHQMQKLKNTTRVLYLAAHPDDENTRFIAYVENGKKFDAAYLSLTRGDGGQNVIGPELREGLGLIRTQELLAAREIDGGKQFFTRANDFGYSKNPDETFNKWGKDEVLSDVVWTIRNFQPDIIVTRFNKTPGITHGHHTASAILAHEAFNMSGDKNAFPEQLELTNTWQPKKIYWNTSSWFFRRNEDFDKSQYITENAGGFSPLLGISYTEMAALSRSRHKSQAFGTAGSRGDEIEYFEYWEGPENEKDLFAGVDHSWNNFKNGKAIQKAIEQLIRNFKLSNPEASIDQLFVVKNLIEKLDDSAIKKDKLKAIEQLILKCSGFYHLLYHDNPYASPGDEISIDLELVNRSNADIQLISTKILPTNEELSVSGDLDNNQVKLESFSVNIPNDFPYSNPYWLNDPSANGLYKVDNQKLIGKAENQAAIKAEVTLNINGNNLSFQTPLKYKSSDRINGEIIQPFYIIPPLSIEFAEEVSIFTTKNQEKEISIKIKALKDNVSGVLELKLPSAWTAETPQNDLTFENLVRNSTKDFKIKIKSGDKEGKFDLNAFVKIDGKSIDKSVQEIQYDHIPNQIIIRNAQQQLVLADVKIKGEKIGYIEGAGDAVDEALLAMGYQVDFIDIENISVDELKKYDAIIAGIRAYNVNASLQIHYGKMNEYMNSGGVYMVQYNTTYSLPDTDFWPYPLNLSRDRITVEEASLEFINPDHLSLNYPNEITSKDFEGWVQERGLYFPDNWNSNYVPILAGNDPGESTKRGALLIADYGKGKFVYTGLSFFRELPAGVPGAYRLLANLLANKSTP; encoded by the coding sequence ATGAGATATATATTATCGATTTTAATAACCATTTCTTTTGTTTCATTCTCAAATGCTCAAGTAAAGGAGCCTGTCCCAGCTTCTAAAATTTTGCATCAAATGCAAAAATTAAAAAATACGACTCGTGTTTTATATTTGGCTGCGCATCCAGATGATGAAAACACTCGATTTATAGCATATGTTGAAAATGGCAAAAAATTTGATGCCGCTTATCTTTCTTTAACTAGAGGAGATGGAGGCCAAAACGTAATTGGTCCTGAATTAAGGGAAGGACTGGGGCTAATAAGAACCCAGGAATTATTGGCAGCGAGAGAAATAGATGGAGGGAAGCAATTTTTCACTCGCGCTAACGACTTTGGTTATTCTAAAAACCCTGATGAAACTTTTAATAAATGGGGCAAAGATGAAGTGCTTTCGGATGTGGTTTGGACCATACGAAATTTTCAACCTGATATTATTGTAACAAGATTCAATAAAACTCCTGGAATTACGCATGGACATCATACTGCTTCTGCAATTTTAGCCCATGAGGCTTTTAATATGTCGGGAGATAAAAATGCATTTCCGGAGCAATTAGAATTGACCAACACCTGGCAACCTAAGAAAATTTATTGGAATACATCTTCATGGTTTTTTAGAAGAAATGAAGATTTTGATAAGTCGCAATATATTACTGAAAACGCTGGTGGTTTCTCTCCATTATTGGGAATTTCTTATACGGAAATGGCAGCTTTAAGTAGGAGTAGACATAAATCACAAGCTTTTGGTACCGCTGGAAGTAGAGGAGATGAGATTGAATATTTTGAATATTGGGAGGGACCTGAAAATGAAAAGGATTTATTTGCTGGAGTAGATCATTCTTGGAACAATTTCAAAAATGGAAAAGCCATACAAAAAGCAATAGAGCAATTAATCAGAAATTTTAAATTAAGCAATCCAGAAGCCTCAATTGATCAGCTTTTTGTAGTTAAGAATCTTATTGAAAAATTGGATGATTCTGCAATTAAAAAAGATAAACTTAAAGCAATCGAACAATTAATTCTTAAATGCTCAGGCTTTTATCATTTACTTTACCATGATAATCCATACGCTTCTCCTGGAGATGAAATAAGCATCGACTTGGAATTAGTAAACCGATCTAATGCTGATATTCAGCTTATTTCAACAAAGATATTGCCTACTAATGAAGAGTTATCTGTGTCAGGAGATTTAGATAATAATCAAGTAAAATTAGAAAGCTTTTCAGTCAATATCCCCAATGATTTCCCGTATTCTAATCCATATTGGTTAAATGATCCATCAGCCAACGGACTTTATAAAGTGGATAATCAAAAATTAATAGGCAAAGCAGAAAATCAAGCAGCTATTAAGGCAGAGGTTACATTAAATATTAATGGCAATAATTTATCATTTCAAACTCCATTAAAGTATAAATCCTCTGATAGAATTAATGGAGAGATTATTCAGCCTTTCTATATAATACCACCGCTTTCAATTGAATTTGCCGAAGAGGTTTCAATTTTCACTACTAAAAATCAGGAAAAGGAAATTTCTATTAAAATTAAGGCCTTGAAAGATAATGTTTCAGGGGTATTGGAATTAAAGTTGCCGTCTGCTTGGACTGCAGAAACACCACAAAATGATTTGACTTTTGAAAATTTAGTGAGAAACTCAACCAAAGATTTTAAAATTAAAATTAAATCAGGAGATAAGGAAGGGAAATTCGATCTCAACGCATTTGTGAAAATTGATGGAAAATCAATTGATAAAAGTGTTCAAGAAATACAATATGATCATATCCCAAATCAAATTATTATAAGAAATGCCCAACAACAGTTAGTTTTAGCGGATGTGAAAATTAAAGGAGAAAAAATTGGTTATATAGAAGGAGCAGGAGATGCAGTAGATGAAGCTTTGTTAGCGATGGGATATCAAGTTGATTTTATTGATATTGAAAATATTAGTGTAGATGAACTGAAAAAATATGATGCCATAATAGCAGGAATAAGAGCTTATAATGTTAATGCTTCGTTGCAAATACACTATGGAAAGATGAATGAATATATGAATTCAGGTGGTGTTTATATGGTTCAGTATAATACTACCTATAGCTTGCCTGATACAGATTTTTGGCCTTATCCTTTAAACTTGTCTAGAGACAGAATAACTGTTGAAGAAGCTTCTTTGGAATTTATAAACCCTGATCATTTATCTTTGAATTACCCAAATGAAATTACTTCTAAAGATTTTGAAGGATGGGTACAAGAAAGAGGACTCTATTTTCCTGATAATTGGAATAGTAATTATGTACCAATTTTAGCTGGTAATGATCCTGGCGAAAGCACTAAAAGGGGAGCATTATTAATAGCTGATTACGGCAAAGGAAAATTTGTTTATACAGGTTTAAGTTTTTTCAGAGAATTACCAGCTGGTGTTCCTGGTGCCTATCGTTTATTAGCTAATTTATTAGCTAATAAATCCACTCCATAA
- a CDS encoding alpha/beta hydrolase: protein MKEGFNENLPEKHLNIFSPKKSETLKPVFIFIHGGSWDSGKKELYSFFGKRLARKEMVAVIIDYPLSPEYIISDMTTATAQSVKWVKENIDNYGGDPNQIYVSGHSAGGHLAALLSTKDEYFEALDIKNPIKGAILIDAAGLDMYTFLKKKNYPAGTSYLKTFTNDSVIWKEHSPIYYIDENDPPLLIMMGGNTLPGILSSTKRFLEEYKEIVPDPNYHLQEGKKHAPMILQFFNSNNKTYDWIEAFIKNNNN, encoded by the coding sequence ATGAAGGAGGGATTTAATGAGAATTTACCAGAAAAGCATCTCAATATTTTTTCACCTAAAAAGTCAGAAACACTTAAACCAGTTTTCATTTTTATTCATGGAGGCAGCTGGGATTCAGGTAAAAAAGAACTCTATAGTTTTTTCGGTAAAAGATTAGCCCGTAAAGAGATGGTAGCAGTCATTATTGATTATCCTTTAAGTCCTGAATATATTATTTCAGATATGACTACTGCAACTGCTCAATCTGTTAAATGGGTGAAGGAAAATATCGATAATTATGGAGGTGACCCAAATCAAATATATGTATCTGGACATTCCGCTGGAGGCCATTTAGCAGCTCTTCTTAGCACTAAAGATGAATACTTTGAAGCTTTAGACATCAAAAATCCTATCAAAGGGGCGATTTTGATAGATGCAGCTGGCCTAGATATGTACACTTTTTTGAAAAAGAAAAATTACCCTGCAGGTACTTCTTATTTGAAAACATTCACTAACGATTCTGTAATTTGGAAAGAACACTCTCCTATCTATTATATTGATGAGAATGATCCACCTTTACTCATAATGATGGGTGGAAATACTTTGCCAGGAATACTTTCTAGCACTAAGAGATTTTTAGAAGAGTATAAAGAAATCGTGCCTGATCCTAATTATCATCTCCAAGAGGGTAAAAAGCATGCTCCAATGATTCTTCAGTTTTTTAATAGTAATAATAAAACATATGATTGGATTGAAGCTTTTATAAAGAATAACAATAATTAA
- a CDS encoding tetratricopeptide repeat protein — MEDINILLASASSYCQKGDFKQGIHLYSQYITQNNQNPVAFYQRGKAYFKIKDYQAAQSDLSKAIKLNPDSAELFAERGLIYYMAKQQDKAMSDFNTAVEMEPQNPFRYASRAFIKDHLNDLEGAKKDYQKALELDPEDAISHNNLGLVLGKMGNHKKAEQHYKDAEKIDPKNFGMKKSEEQKADVAPQPKPEPTPLPDIKPGKPERPSFGSTFKSLLTSSEERKEFWQFVKEKVLK, encoded by the coding sequence ATGGAAGATATTAATATTTTATTAGCTAGTGCATCCTCTTACTGCCAAAAAGGTGATTTTAAGCAAGGAATACACCTATATTCTCAATACATCACACAGAATAATCAAAATCCGGTTGCATTTTACCAGCGTGGCAAAGCATATTTCAAAATTAAAGACTATCAGGCTGCACAGTCTGATCTAAGTAAAGCCATTAAATTGAATCCTGATAGTGCTGAGCTTTTTGCTGAAAGAGGCCTGATTTATTATATGGCGAAACAGCAAGATAAGGCCATGTCTGATTTTAATACTGCTGTGGAAATGGAACCTCAAAATCCTTTTAGATATGCTAGTAGAGCTTTCATCAAAGATCATTTAAACGATCTTGAAGGTGCCAAAAAGGATTATCAAAAAGCATTGGAATTAGATCCTGAAGATGCCATTTCGCACAATAATTTAGGATTGGTTTTGGGTAAAATGGGCAATCATAAAAAAGCAGAGCAGCATTATAAGGATGCTGAAAAGATTGATCCTAAGAACTTTGGAATGAAAAAGTCGGAAGAGCAAAAAGCTGACGTTGCTCCTCAGCCCAAACCAGAGCCAACTCCTTTGCCTGATATTAAACCTGGAAAACCAGAACGTCCTTCTTTTGGGAGTACTTTTAAATCGCTTTTAACATCATCTGAAGAAAGAAAGGAATTCTGGCAATTTGTAAAGGAAAAGGTGTTGAAGTGA
- a CDS encoding synaptic vesicle VAT-1 family membrane protein gives MLIRKSYQTHKAGSISRLKLVEEKLADPQAHEVQVKVKAVGLNFADVFAILGLYSATPEGSFIPGLEYSGEITAKGEKVEDLEIGDRVMGVTRFGAYTSHINIDAAYVNKIPETWSFEEGASFLVQALTAYYGLFHLGNLKKGETVLIHSAAGGVGLLANRMAQKMGAYTIGTIGSAAKIDLLQKEGYQKYIVRSKHFKHDLEQALAGRELNLIMECIGGQIFKIGYEMLAPQGRVINYGSARYGDTKNSPNWPRLAWLYLTRPKIDPQKMIETNKGILGFNLIWLYDRKELMKQILKELEELNMEAPFIGHRFKFEEMHEALKLFQSGKTMGKVVLTLD, from the coding sequence ATGCTCATCAGAAAATCATATCAAACACATAAAGCAGGATCTATTAGCCGATTGAAATTGGTTGAAGAAAAATTAGCAGATCCACAAGCTCATGAAGTGCAAGTGAAAGTAAAAGCTGTAGGACTAAATTTTGCTGATGTATTTGCCATTTTAGGATTATACAGCGCTACTCCAGAAGGTAGTTTTATACCTGGTCTGGAATATTCGGGAGAAATAACAGCGAAAGGAGAAAAAGTTGAAGATTTAGAAATTGGCGACCGAGTGATGGGTGTTACCCGTTTTGGAGCTTATACCTCTCATATCAATATTGATGCTGCATATGTAAATAAAATCCCGGAGACTTGGTCTTTTGAGGAAGGCGCTTCTTTTTTAGTACAAGCTTTAACAGCTTATTATGGTTTGTTTCATTTAGGGAATCTTAAAAAAGGAGAAACAGTTTTAATTCATTCTGCTGCTGGTGGAGTTGGACTTTTAGCCAACAGAATGGCGCAGAAAATGGGTGCTTATACGATTGGAACAATTGGCTCTGCTGCTAAGATTGATTTACTCCAAAAAGAAGGCTATCAGAAATATATTGTTCGATCTAAACATTTTAAACATGATTTAGAACAAGCCTTAGCTGGTAGAGAATTAAATTTAATCATGGAATGCATAGGAGGCCAGATATTCAAGATTGGATATGAAATGCTCGCTCCTCAAGGGAGAGTAATAAATTATGGCTCTGCACGATATGGAGATACTAAGAATTCTCCAAATTGGCCTCGATTGGCATGGCTATATTTAACGCGACCTAAAATTGACCCGCAAAAAATGATTGAAACAAATAAAGGAATTTTAGGATTCAATTTAATTTGGCTTTATGATCGTAAAGAGTTGATGAAGCAAATTTTAAAAGAATTGGAAGAACTCAATATGGAAGCACCATTCATTGGACATCGTTTCAAATTTGAAGAGATGCATGAAGCATTAAAACTTTTTCAATCTGGAAAAACTATGGGTAAAGTGGTGTTGACTTTGGATTAA
- the mnmA gene encoding tRNA 2-thiouridine(34) synthase MnmA: MSKKGRVLVAMSGGIDSSLAAVLLHEQGYEVIGMTMKTWDYASSGSSKKETGCCSLDSINDARNLAVNLGFPHYILDIREEFGDYVIDHFTDEYLAGRTPNPCVLCNTHIKWDSLLRRADKLGCDYIATGHYAKVREENGRYIISRGKDLNKDQSYALWGVSQESLSRTILPLGDLTKPEIRKMAEDKGFYELVNKSESYEICFVPDNDYRGFLKRRVDGLEDAVKGGEFVLEDGTVVGTHEGYPFYTVGQRKGLGIALGYPVYVTEIQKDKNRVVLGTFDELSRDGMYVKNLVMSKYTSLDDRLDTVTKVRYNDDGAPAVIEQVGDTMKVFFGNGIPAIAPGQAAVFYEGDDVVGGGWIHSSFNQQKLKNEALSTSI, encoded by the coding sequence ATGAGCAAAAAAGGAAGAGTATTAGTAGCTATGAGCGGTGGAATAGACAGCTCATTGGCAGCAGTTTTGTTACATGAACAAGGCTACGAAGTCATAGGAATGACAATGAAAACTTGGGATTATGCCTCTTCAGGCAGTTCTAAAAAGGAAACAGGCTGTTGCAGCCTTGATTCTATCAACGATGCCCGAAATTTAGCAGTAAATTTGGGGTTCCCACATTATATTTTGGATATCCGCGAGGAATTTGGTGATTATGTAATTGATCATTTCACGGATGAATATTTGGCAGGTAGAACTCCTAATCCATGTGTGCTGTGCAATACGCACATAAAATGGGATTCATTATTACGCAGAGCAGATAAGCTAGGCTGTGATTATATTGCAACTGGTCATTACGCAAAAGTGCGTGAAGAAAACGGTAGATATATCATCTCTAGAGGGAAGGATTTAAATAAAGACCAATCTTATGCACTTTGGGGTGTTTCTCAAGAAAGTTTAAGCCGTACTATTTTACCTTTAGGTGATTTAACAAAGCCTGAAATTCGTAAAATGGCAGAAGATAAAGGATTCTACGAATTGGTAAACAAATCAGAGTCTTACGAAATCTGCTTTGTGCCTGATAATGATTATAGAGGATTCTTGAAAAGGAGAGTCGATGGTTTAGAAGATGCAGTAAAAGGAGGCGAATTTGTATTAGAGGACGGCACTGTGGTCGGAACTCATGAAGGATACCCTTTCTACACTGTAGGACAAAGAAAAGGCTTGGGAATAGCATTAGGATATCCAGTATATGTAACTGAAATTCAGAAAGATAAAAACAGAGTAGTTTTAGGGACTTTTGATGAGTTATCCAGAGACGGAATGTATGTCAAGAATTTGGTAATGAGTAAATATACATCTTTAGATGATCGATTAGATACCGTAACTAAAGTTCGATATAATGATGATGGAGCTCCGGCTGTAATAGAACAAGTAGGAGACACCATGAAAGTATTTTTCGGAAATGGTATTCCTGCTATTGCGCCAGGGCAAGCGGCAGTATTCTATGAAGGTGACGATGTAGTTGGCGGTGGCTGGATACATTCATCTTTCAATCAACAAAAATTAAAGAATGAGGCTTTATCTACTTCTATTTAG
- a CDS encoding DUF4136 domain-containing protein, which yields MNLNAQNIKTEIMDGLVDKNYESFSILNSDKKVEPNTKESMIISSDYMTSIITYTEPTFPTLAVKNEVEDAIRHELIASGYDHKKSGSNMLVIYSILSKNGEIKGDFADENESDIEEYDVSKGTLIISIIDRESGETVWSGFNDGALSKVTSLEENKIVRSVSEILNRLRLETMN from the coding sequence ATGAATTTAAATGCTCAAAATATAAAAACTGAAATAATGGATGGTTTAGTTGATAAAAATTATGAATCATTTAGTATTTTAAATAGTGATAAAAAAGTTGAGCCAAATACTAAGGAATCTATGATTATTAGTAGCGATTACATGACTAGTATAATCACCTATACAGAACCAACATTTCCAACTTTAGCAGTAAAAAATGAAGTTGAAGATGCAATTAGACATGAATTAATTGCATCAGGATACGACCATAAAAAGTCAGGATCCAATATGTTAGTCATTTATTCTATATTAAGTAAAAATGGGGAAATCAAAGGAGACTTTGCTGATGAAAATGAATCTGATATTGAAGAATATGATGTTAGTAAAGGTACTTTAATAATTTCCATCATCGATAGAGAGAGTGGAGAAACCGTATGGTCTGGTTTTAATGATGGAGCACTTTCAAAGGTAACTTCATTAGAAGAAAATAAAATAGTAAGATCAGTTTCAGAAATCTTAAATAGATTAAGACTTGAGACAATGAATTAA
- a CDS encoding peroxiredoxin-like family protein — translation MSLHNTALAPLFEKKDIFGRQINLEDYKDKKLLLGFFRHAGCPFCNLRVHALTKVHEKLKAKGLEMIFFFESKESVLLRSSFHQEVSPIPLISDPEKEIYGKYGLEENSSKSTKSIITNFVQQAIKAKLKGIPVHMMRDGESINTIPAEFLIDKGFRLKKLHYSKSLTDRLDLDLIEQFADDSSIFDDKDQNAA, via the coding sequence ATGAGTTTACATAATACCGCATTAGCCCCCTTATTTGAAAAGAAAGATATTTTTGGACGTCAGATAAATTTAGAAGATTATAAAGACAAAAAATTGTTACTTGGGTTTTTCAGACATGCTGGTTGCCCATTTTGTAATTTAAGAGTTCATGCTTTAACTAAAGTTCATGAAAAATTAAAAGCAAAAGGTTTAGAAATGATTTTCTTTTTTGAATCTAAAGAGAGTGTATTATTAAGAAGCTCATTTCATCAGGAAGTATCTCCTATTCCACTAATTTCTGACCCTGAAAAGGAAATTTATGGAAAATATGGATTAGAAGAAAACTCCTCGAAATCTACTAAAAGTATCATCACTAACTTTGTTCAACAAGCTATTAAAGCAAAATTGAAGGGTATACCTGTACACATGATGAGAGATGGAGAGTCTATTAATACTATACCAGCTGAATTTCTAATAGATAAAGGATTCAGGTTAAAAAAATTACATTATTCAAAAAGCCTAACTGACAGGTTAGATTTAGACCTAATTGAGCAATTTGCGGACGATAGTAGTATTTTTGATGATAAGGATCAAAATGCCGCTTAA